Proteins from a single region of Luteolibacter arcticus:
- a CDS encoding SMI1/KNR4 family protein — protein sequence MKKYLRSIHPPASPEDIEEIERRFGLVLPLAYKDFLMRNNGGLCRLMDYFFLSVSDTGSSLSSAIYERADKTRLPIGNDMGGKRITIDMASGAVLLGNKKVADSFERFVAEFLVGMDE from the coding sequence ATGAAGAAGTATCTCAGGTCTATCCATCCGCCCGCGTCGCCTGAGGACATTGAGGAGATTGAACGACGCTTCGGCTTGGTCCTCCCGTTGGCATACAAGGATTTCCTAATGAGGAACAATGGTGGCCTTTGCCGGCTTATGGACTATTTTTTCCTCTCGGTGAGTGATACTGGCAGCAGTCTCAGCTCGGCGATCTACGAGCGGGCTGACAAGACCCGGCTTCCCATTGGTAATGACATGGGAGGCAAACGCATCACAATCGATATGGCATCCGGGGCGGTGCTTCTGGGGAATAAGAAGGTGGCGGACAGTTTTGAACGATTTGTGGCGGAATTCCTGGTTGGAATGGACGAGTAG
- the fabG gene encoding 3-oxoacyl-[acyl-carrier-protein] reductase — translation MQRFAGKTAVVTGGGRGIGGAIAMAFAAEGAKVAVVSRSESSCGKSAEEINAAFPGAAKAYAIDVANHDAVQELGKTILADFGSVNILVNNAGVTRDGLLMRMKEEDWDTVLDTNLKGAFNTVKAFMRPLMKAEDPRIINIASVIGLIGNAGQANYAASKAGLIGFTKSVARELSGRQVTCNAVAPGFITTDMTGELPEKVREEVLGKIPLASFGDVADIAAAVLFLASKEARYITGQVLAVDGGMTM, via the coding sequence ATGCAGCGTTTTGCAGGAAAGACAGCGGTGGTCACCGGGGGTGGCCGCGGGATCGGGGGAGCTATCGCCATGGCCTTCGCCGCGGAAGGTGCGAAGGTCGCGGTGGTCAGCCGCAGCGAATCGAGCTGTGGCAAGTCCGCCGAGGAGATCAATGCCGCCTTTCCCGGAGCCGCGAAAGCCTACGCGATCGACGTGGCCAACCACGATGCCGTGCAGGAACTCGGCAAGACGATCCTCGCCGACTTCGGCAGCGTGAACATCCTCGTCAACAACGCGGGCGTCACCCGCGATGGCCTGCTGATGCGCATGAAGGAAGAGGACTGGGACACCGTGCTCGATACCAATCTCAAGGGGGCCTTCAACACCGTGAAGGCCTTCATGCGGCCGCTGATGAAGGCGGAAGACCCGCGCATCATCAACATCGCCTCGGTCATCGGCCTGATCGGCAATGCCGGCCAGGCGAACTACGCGGCGTCGAAGGCCGGCCTGATCGGCTTCACGAAGTCCGTCGCCCGCGAATTGTCCGGCCGCCAGGTCACCTGCAACGCCGTGGCGCCCGGTTTCATCACCACCGACATGACCGGCGAGTTGCCCGAAAAGGTCCGCGAGGAAGTGCTCGGCAAGATCCCGCTGGCGAGCTTTGGCGATGTGGCCGACATCGCTGCCGCCGTGCTTTTCCTGGCCAGCAAGGAAGCCCGCTACATCACCGGGCAAGTTCTTGCTGTCGATGGCGGGATGACGATGTAA
- a CDS encoding sugar phosphate isomerase/epimerase family protein: MLRRHFLATLAAASAPLSLRAQAAGGPLPIKLSLKCGMAQFGASLEEKFRILKELGYDGVELDSPGGQNKEEALAASKSTGLPIHGVVDSIHWKIRLSDPDAAIREEGLKGLLTAIRESKACGGSAVLLVPGVVDAKTDHDDACSRSIEQIRKALPLAAELGVHILIENVWNRMFYTEDGGNTQSAEKLVAYLDEIDSPWVGSYFDIGNHQRFSKPAEWIRTLGKRIVKLDCKDWGVKGGFGKIGEGDVDWPEVRKALAEIGYTGWATAEVQGGDLNDCGEILAQMKKHLLGA; encoded by the coding sequence ATGCTCCGCCGCCACTTCCTCGCCACCCTTGCCGCCGCTTCGGCTCCCCTCTCGCTTCGCGCTCAAGCAGCCGGCGGCCCCCTTCCCATCAAGCTATCCCTCAAGTGCGGCATGGCCCAATTCGGCGCGAGCCTTGAGGAGAAATTCCGCATCCTGAAGGAACTCGGCTATGACGGCGTGGAGCTCGACTCCCCCGGCGGCCAGAACAAGGAAGAAGCCCTCGCCGCCTCGAAGTCCACCGGCCTACCCATCCACGGCGTCGTCGATTCCATTCACTGGAAAATCCGCCTCTCCGATCCCGATGCCGCCATCCGCGAGGAAGGCTTGAAGGGCCTGCTCACCGCCATCCGCGAGAGCAAAGCCTGCGGCGGCTCCGCAGTACTGCTGGTGCCAGGAGTGGTCGATGCGAAAACGGATCACGACGACGCCTGCTCACGCTCAATCGAACAGATCCGCAAGGCCCTGCCACTGGCCGCCGAGCTGGGCGTGCACATCCTGATCGAAAACGTCTGGAACCGGATGTTCTACACCGAGGACGGCGGCAATACGCAGTCCGCCGAAAAGCTCGTCGCCTACCTCGACGAGATCGATTCGCCGTGGGTCGGCTCTTACTTCGACATCGGCAATCACCAGCGTTTCAGCAAGCCCGCCGAATGGATCCGCACGCTGGGCAAGCGGATCGTGAAGCTCGATTGCAAGGACTGGGGCGTGAAGGGCGGCTTCGGCAAGATCGGCGAAGGTGATGTCGATTGGCCGGAAGTACGCAAGGCCCTCGCCGAAATCGGCTACACCGGCTGGGCCACCGCCGAGGTCCAAGGCGGCGACCTCAACGACTGCGGAGAGATCCTCGCCCAGATGAAGAAGCACCTGTTGGGAGCTTGA
- a CDS encoding TPM domain-containing protein, producing MRCPYCRTRLEEMSPECPSCRLTFERAGALLGPMPRIGPGISDLAGALPKGDPKKITKAINRLMWTFPQVSVHVLLHLFPTEHPFELHVFWVFNGGGLSPESQKGGENRAILLALDPGQGKSALMIGYGLEPYLGDDALAHLLELSEPAWKAGEWTRGILELLGGLDRLLESAALEVANGFGLSALAAPPRRGEF from the coding sequence ATGCGCTGCCCTTACTGCCGGACGCGGTTGGAGGAAATGTCGCCGGAGTGCCCCTCATGCCGGCTGACATTCGAGCGGGCGGGCGCGCTGCTCGGGCCGATGCCGCGGATCGGCCCCGGCATCTCCGATCTCGCAGGTGCCTTGCCGAAGGGCGATCCGAAGAAGATCACCAAGGCCATCAACCGGCTGATGTGGACCTTCCCGCAGGTCAGCGTACACGTGTTGCTGCACCTCTTCCCCACGGAGCATCCCTTCGAGTTGCACGTGTTCTGGGTCTTCAATGGCGGCGGCCTTTCACCGGAAAGCCAGAAGGGCGGCGAGAACCGCGCCATCCTGCTCGCCTTGGATCCCGGACAGGGAAAGTCCGCACTGATGATCGGCTACGGGCTCGAGCCCTACCTCGGCGACGACGCACTGGCTCACCTGCTGGAGCTGTCCGAGCCGGCATGGAAGGCCGGCGAATGGACGCGCGGCATCCTCGAGTTGCTCGGCGGCCTCGACCGCCTGCTGGAAAGCGCAGCGCTGGAGGTAGCGAATGGCTTCGGCCTCAGCGCGCTGGCCGCTCCGCCGCGGCGCGGGGAATTCTAA
- a CDS encoding DNA polymerase III subunit delta' C-terminal domain-containing protein has translation MSFSPDHAYELVKAAHERGRLAHAFLISGPRGCGKERLAARLVKLLEPAKAGGGGGGFDLFGEPVVEEVPPLDDLAGEWVRVVRPQSKSRRIVVDAIRELEKSLYVSSGPNRWKIGVICDADRMAAAAENAFLKTLEEPPPRTLLMLLTANPGGLLPTVLSRCVRMPLLGKADLSEGAGGELVIALDRAVRAGIGSPSVALTLKSVFAGILEGRKAEAVAAAEELLKEEEKALNKGFEGDWLKRREEELKAAAESEYIEERSRLFEVLQSWMADVLRCKTGAAGLEFPNSAAGISALAQAEDLGRLLHRMDAVGEMRANLDTNAQEQLALEVGFLKAFA, from the coding sequence ATGTCCTTTTCGCCCGACCATGCCTATGAACTGGTGAAAGCGGCCCACGAACGCGGCCGGCTGGCCCATGCTTTCCTGATCAGCGGACCGCGCGGGTGTGGCAAGGAACGGCTGGCGGCGCGGCTGGTGAAGCTGCTTGAGCCGGCCAAGGCCGGTGGCGGTGGCGGGGGCTTCGACCTGTTTGGCGAGCCGGTGGTGGAGGAAGTTCCGCCGCTCGATGACCTCGCCGGCGAATGGGTGCGGGTGGTTCGCCCGCAGTCGAAGTCCCGGCGCATCGTGGTCGATGCCATCCGCGAGCTCGAAAAGTCACTTTACGTTTCGTCCGGACCGAACCGCTGGAAGATCGGGGTCATTTGTGATGCCGACCGGATGGCCGCCGCGGCGGAGAATGCCTTCCTCAAAACACTGGAAGAGCCGCCACCGCGGACGCTGCTGATGCTGCTGACCGCGAATCCCGGCGGCCTGCTGCCGACGGTCCTCTCGCGCTGCGTGCGCATGCCGTTGTTAGGAAAGGCCGATCTAAGCGAAGGCGCGGGCGGGGAACTGGTGATCGCACTGGATCGCGCAGTCCGGGCGGGGATCGGTTCGCCGAGCGTGGCCCTTACGCTGAAGTCGGTCTTCGCCGGAATACTCGAAGGACGGAAGGCCGAGGCGGTGGCTGCGGCCGAGGAACTGCTCAAGGAAGAGGAGAAGGCGCTCAACAAGGGATTTGAAGGCGACTGGCTCAAGCGCCGCGAAGAAGAGCTCAAGGCTGCCGCCGAGTCCGAATACATCGAGGAGCGCTCGCGGCTCTTTGAAGTCCTGCAGTCGTGGATGGCGGATGTGCTGCGCTGCAAGACCGGTGCCGCCGGGCTTGAGTTTCCGAATTCCGCGGCGGGCATTTCCGCTCTCGCCCAGGCAGAGGATCTCGGGCGTTTGCTTCACCGCATGGATGCCGTGGGGGAGATGCGGGCCAACCTCGATACGAATGCCCAGGAGCAACTCGCGCTCGAAGTGGGCTTTCTGAAGGCTTTCGCCTAG
- a CDS encoding alpha-amylase family glycosyl hydrolase, with the protein MSHPRALILSLLVVASAARAEVVLQYFGTSWNEIERRVPELVERGYDSLWLPPPFKGGAGTYSVGFDTLDRFDLGDRDQAGTVRTKYGTKDDLLRLMRTAHRFGMRVYFDNVMAHNAGPLDKNTDPGELLPGVPGFVPEDFHLVRESNGTWRKAADWPNWQDEWQVLNRNPFAWDIAQESPQNVSFNPTGTAEGHTHAKWSGIRHPGMTARYLDTDLTVATNGTGGAVHPFANKEPFQDTGYNDDGIVGANNGRFDFKDLDGDGQHDAGESSEAFTDTGVDPTVPTRRTVAWGYGDGIYNMGNPVAEDVNGMLNRAVRWFVDEARPDGFRLDAVKHVPSYFFGKQDGGDKDRANWGFGGQIQEQFNLSRGYVDWNNHRDTLFNGENEVRDDAMLFGEHLGAPPGEGGYLSAGMRIANDNVLNTVRSSIGSNLSNFDQPNHGGYGNSGQTVNYVMSHDNAWLWGGDRPMAHAYILTREGLPIVYTDGYNEAGAPDYFPKPSDVPFLGQFGDNSVTSALAVHRDFARGTQVGKWSDENYAAYERVDMRERKDTGAWNGQTLLFMMARGYQSNGQGRLFSTGFPVGATLVNHSPHGGRFRVSVNGSSQVVDGSGNAPIVSPGEWFAFSWHNPRMPRVWQAALHEQEVRPITILQNGTRAPEMDHWRTDGKDGDGGFNPYGVPASDRAEKSYRVKIPRVTEGSNLSFIARADGAAQNIRLKLDGGIDVNSHLVLGPQTGDLRDIPPGATADQVNAADAGDRRLENATDTYLGYEQMKFVRRGAEKFAARNTTRNNIGSPGAETYQAVIGTAGFTVDNGGGVNSNRGTATWAYHDPVAGNQLTPVVPQFDPAPENAAGQPVGIFVKTGYSFQVDKVRVYYTTDGTTFPEGSGGVGKGTTQVVEAFFHANGTADGTGVPDWWHAVLPAFTEGTVLRYKVGVTRLNAGSVFPFNGGDIDLAERMETVFEITGFDATDVPFHLHNDHGTMATGLEEGFHVVRSRAFANRGDGASIFRTETQVFYYDAHRSEGEIVYPKAGDGLGGSSYGAVVATDPGVTEVWYYIDDLAPGNDDRAKGNGLHAWKRANAVATPTNLAGTAFRKEWRFTYEGIPSSGLARIVVRLREASSSEDMGLADEAGHYTTLERQVTTGSPINFNIGYPSIAGETVDQNYVMKVFFRKELIPGGMSDADFLNEFSILISSTASGDPDGAVLQSRTGYRLVKNVNGSEHMVEFTLPNLYNGMPGFLHTVRAEHRRGGLTLGDSELVKMRVSGTGDSDGDGLPDWWERLQGWDPNNASGRHGTDGDDDTDGVTNLDEYLFGMNSRLADPEAKPVVTIERSSDPERRWRLEFPTIPGRIYRWQRSGTLDGWDTLGSPVDTSAQIGPATIEMLDDVVGPAGFYRVQVTDDP; encoded by the coding sequence ATGTCGCATCCTCGCGCCCTGATCCTTTCCCTTCTCGTCGTGGCTTCGGCCGCGCGGGCGGAAGTCGTGCTCCAGTACTTTGGCACCTCGTGGAATGAGATTGAGCGCCGCGTGCCGGAGTTGGTCGAGCGCGGCTATGATTCGCTCTGGCTGCCGCCGCCGTTCAAGGGTGGGGCGGGGACTTACTCGGTCGGCTTTGATACATTGGATCGCTTCGATCTCGGCGACCGCGATCAGGCCGGCACGGTGCGGACGAAGTATGGCACCAAGGACGACCTGCTGCGGTTGATGCGCACCGCGCACCGCTTCGGGATGCGGGTCTATTTCGACAATGTGATGGCCCACAATGCGGGGCCGCTCGACAAGAACACCGATCCCGGGGAACTGCTGCCCGGCGTGCCGGGATTCGTGCCGGAGGATTTTCATCTCGTCCGGGAAAGCAATGGAACCTGGCGCAAGGCAGCCGACTGGCCGAACTGGCAGGATGAGTGGCAGGTGCTCAATCGCAATCCCTTCGCCTGGGACATCGCCCAGGAGTCACCGCAAAATGTCAGCTTCAATCCGACCGGCACCGCGGAAGGTCACACGCACGCAAAGTGGAGCGGTATTCGCCACCCGGGCATGACCGCGCGCTATCTCGACACGGATCTAACAGTGGCCACCAACGGCACCGGTGGCGCGGTGCATCCCTTCGCGAACAAGGAGCCGTTTCAGGACACCGGCTATAACGATGATGGAATCGTTGGGGCAAACAACGGGCGCTTTGATTTCAAGGATCTCGATGGCGATGGCCAGCACGATGCCGGTGAGTCAAGCGAGGCATTCACCGATACTGGAGTGGATCCCACCGTGCCGACGCGCCGCACTGTCGCATGGGGCTATGGCGACGGCATCTACAACATGGGCAATCCCGTGGCGGAAGACGTCAATGGGATGCTCAACCGCGCCGTGCGCTGGTTCGTCGACGAGGCCCGGCCCGATGGCTTCCGGCTCGATGCGGTGAAGCACGTGCCGTCGTACTTTTTCGGCAAGCAGGACGGTGGGGACAAGGACCGCGCCAACTGGGGCTTTGGCGGCCAGATCCAGGAGCAATTCAATCTCAGCCGCGGCTATGTCGATTGGAATAACCACCGCGACACGCTCTTCAACGGTGAGAACGAAGTGCGCGACGATGCGATGCTCTTCGGCGAGCATCTGGGCGCACCTCCCGGAGAAGGTGGCTACTTGAGCGCCGGGATGCGCATCGCGAACGACAACGTGCTCAATACGGTTCGCAGCTCGATCGGCAGCAACCTGAGCAACTTCGACCAGCCGAACCACGGCGGCTACGGAAACTCCGGGCAGACGGTGAACTACGTGATGAGCCACGACAATGCGTGGCTGTGGGGTGGCGACCGGCCGATGGCACACGCCTACATCCTGACGCGCGAAGGGCTGCCAATTGTTTACACCGACGGCTACAATGAGGCCGGTGCGCCGGACTATTTTCCGAAGCCTTCGGACGTGCCGTTCCTCGGCCAGTTCGGCGATAACAGCGTGACTTCCGCACTGGCGGTGCATCGCGACTTTGCGCGTGGCACCCAGGTCGGAAAGTGGAGCGATGAGAACTATGCCGCCTATGAGCGCGTGGACATGCGCGAGCGCAAGGACACCGGCGCTTGGAACGGGCAGACGCTGCTTTTCATGATGGCGCGCGGCTATCAGTCGAATGGCCAGGGGCGGCTCTTTTCCACGGGATTTCCGGTGGGGGCGACGCTGGTGAATCACTCGCCGCACGGCGGACGTTTTCGCGTGTCGGTCAATGGATCGAGCCAAGTCGTCGATGGCAGTGGCAATGCGCCGATCGTTTCTCCCGGCGAGTGGTTTGCCTTCTCCTGGCACAACCCGCGGATGCCGCGGGTGTGGCAGGCGGCTCTGCATGAACAGGAGGTCCGCCCGATCACCATCCTGCAGAATGGCACCCGCGCTCCGGAGATGGACCACTGGCGGACCGATGGAAAGGACGGCGACGGCGGCTTTAATCCCTATGGCGTGCCTGCTTCCGATCGTGCGGAGAAGTCCTACCGGGTGAAGATCCCGCGCGTCACCGAGGGCTCGAATCTTTCCTTCATCGCGCGGGCCGACGGCGCGGCGCAGAACATCCGGCTGAAGCTCGATGGCGGCATCGATGTGAACTCGCACCTCGTGCTCGGCCCGCAGACCGGTGACCTGCGCGACATTCCGCCGGGAGCCACGGCCGACCAAGTGAATGCCGCGGATGCCGGCGACCGGCGCTTGGAGAATGCGACTGACACCTACCTGGGCTACGAGCAGATGAAGTTCGTCCGCCGGGGTGCGGAGAAGTTTGCGGCGCGCAATACCACGCGGAACAACATCGGCTCGCCCGGCGCGGAAACCTATCAGGCAGTGATTGGCACGGCCGGTTTCACGGTGGACAACGGCGGCGGTGTGAACAGCAATCGCGGCACCGCCACTTGGGCCTATCACGATCCGGTCGCGGGCAACCAGCTCACTCCGGTGGTCCCGCAATTCGATCCCGCGCCGGAGAACGCGGCCGGCCAGCCGGTGGGCATCTTCGTGAAGACCGGCTACTCGTTCCAAGTGGACAAGGTGCGGGTCTACTACACCACCGACGGCACGACCTTTCCGGAAGGCAGTGGCGGAGTGGGGAAGGGGACCACGCAAGTGGTCGAGGCGTTCTTCCATGCCAATGGGACCGCCGATGGCACTGGCGTGCCTGATTGGTGGCATGCCGTGCTGCCCGCGTTTACAGAAGGCACCGTGCTGCGCTACAAGGTGGGCGTGACGCGGCTGAATGCCGGGTCGGTCTTCCCCTTCAACGGCGGCGACATCGACCTCGCGGAGCGGATGGAGACGGTCTTCGAGATCACCGGCTTCGACGCGACCGACGTGCCGTTTCACCTCCACAATGACCACGGCACGATGGCGACCGGGTTGGAGGAGGGTTTCCATGTGGTGCGCTCGCGCGCCTTCGCCAACCGTGGCGACGGTGCGTCGATCTTCCGCACGGAGACCCAGGTCTTCTACTACGATGCCCATCGTAGCGAGGGAGAGATCGTCTATCCGAAAGCGGGTGACGGACTCGGTGGATCGAGCTACGGCGCGGTGGTCGCGACCGATCCCGGCGTGACCGAGGTTTGGTATTACATCGACGATCTTGCTCCGGGCAACGATGACCGAGCGAAAGGCAACGGCCTTCACGCGTGGAAGCGCGCGAATGCCGTGGCGACCCCGACCAACCTCGCGGGAACCGCCTTCAGGAAGGAGTGGCGTTTCACTTACGAAGGCATTCCGTCGAGTGGTCTTGCGCGGATTGTGGTGCGCTTGAGGGAGGCCTCATCAAGCGAAGACATGGGCCTCGCCGACGAGGCCGGCCACTACACCACGCTGGAGCGGCAGGTGACCACCGGAAGCCCGATCAATTTCAACATTGGCTACCCGTCCATCGCCGGCGAAACGGTCGATCAGAACTACGTGATGAAGGTCTTTTTCCGCAAGGAGCTGATTCCCGGCGGCATGAGCGACGCGGACTTCCTCAACGAGTTCTCCATCCTCATCAGCAGCACCGCCAGCGGCGATCCGGATGGTGCGGTGCTCCAATCGCGCACCGGCTACCGGCTGGTGAAAAATGTCAACGGCAGCGAGCACATGGTCGAGTTCACCTTGCCGAATCTCTATAACGGCATGCCCGGTTTCCTTCACACCGTGCGAGCCGAGCACCGGCGCGGCGGGTTGACGCTGGGCGACAGCGAGCTGGTGAAGATGCGCGTGAGTGGCACCGGCGATTCCGATGGCGACGGGCTGCCGGATTGGTGGGAGCGGCTGCAGGGCTGGGATCCTAACAACGCCTCCGGGCGCCATGGCACGGATGGTGACGACGATACCGATGGCGTGACCAATCTCGACGAATACCTCTTCGGCATGAACTCGCGTCTCGCCGATCCGGAAGCAAAGCCAGTGGTGACCATCGAACGGTCCTCGGATCCCGAACGTCGCTGGCGCTTGGAGTTCCCTACGATCCCTGGGCGGATCTACCGCTGGCAGCGCTCGGGGACTCTCGATGGATGGGACACCCTTGGAAGTCCGGTCGATACCTCCGCCCAGATTGGACCGGCAACGATTGAGATGTTGGATGATGTTGTTGGTCCGGCGGGTTTCTATCGGGTGCAGGTCACGGATGATCCGTGA
- a CDS encoding SixA phosphatase family protein, translating into MELLVIRHAKAEDHGHPGGDGARALVAKGFEQAAKVGRLLKRVNRRPDVVLTSPLVRSRQTAEALCEAAEMPGPVVQGWLACGMDPEAAIRELVAFSDFERVAIVGHEPDLSSLIEWLLGCSGSSVEVKKASITGLLVHPPAWHARLLFHIPPSLIGD; encoded by the coding sequence ATGGAACTCCTAGTCATTCGACACGCGAAGGCTGAAGACCACGGGCATCCCGGCGGCGACGGGGCGCGGGCGCTGGTGGCAAAGGGTTTCGAGCAGGCGGCGAAAGTCGGTCGTCTGCTCAAGCGCGTGAACCGCCGGCCCGATGTGGTACTGACCAGTCCGCTGGTCCGCTCCCGTCAGACCGCGGAGGCCTTGTGCGAGGCGGCGGAAATGCCCGGTCCCGTGGTGCAGGGCTGGCTGGCGTGCGGCATGGATCCCGAGGCTGCGATCCGCGAGCTGGTGGCCTTCAGCGATTTCGAGCGGGTGGCCATCGTCGGCCATGAGCCTGACCTGTCCTCGCTGATCGAGTGGCTGCTGGGGTGCTCGGGTAGTTCCGTGGAGGTGAAGAAGGCGAGCATCACCGGCTTGCTCGTTCACCCGCCGGCCTGGCATGCGCGGCTGCTGTTTCACATCCCGCCGTCGTTGATCGGGGATTGA
- a CDS encoding BPL-N domain-containing protein, whose amino-acid sequence MRFAAGLTIVFTVLATTLLADEGGAVRTAPIRVGVLSASEKPASNTSQGLYIRILREAGMEAGPVSAEMVKAGALDKLDIFIIGGGSGTAFNKSLGPDGGAKVEAFVKSGGGALGSCAGGYSFVRGHNEALRYIEIANAVCIDTEKGRWARGAGTVSIAPVPEGMRSLKMHYANGPLWRVTDAPGFGRTEALARFVTDVKKEGDPGGIMPGTPAILGGTFGDGRYVLFSAHPEFKWKLGNTPMVVDAARWVARGKLAEGEKISYAAVFPSMLLEKSSK is encoded by the coding sequence ATGCGATTCGCTGCCGGTCTCACCATTGTTTTCACCGTCCTGGCTACCACCCTCTTGGCAGACGAGGGGGGTGCGGTCAGAACGGCTCCGATACGTGTCGGCGTTCTGAGCGCATCGGAAAAACCGGCGTCGAATACGAGCCAAGGGCTTTACATCCGTATTCTCAGGGAAGCGGGGATGGAGGCTGGTCCGGTGTCGGCGGAGATGGTGAAGGCGGGAGCATTGGACAAGCTTGACATTTTCATCATTGGGGGAGGCAGCGGGACTGCATTCAACAAGTCGCTCGGTCCGGATGGTGGGGCGAAGGTTGAGGCCTTCGTGAAGTCAGGGGGCGGGGCCTTGGGGAGCTGCGCGGGCGGCTACTCCTTCGTGCGCGGCCACAACGAGGCACTGCGTTACATCGAGATAGCCAACGCGGTGTGCATCGACACGGAGAAGGGCCGCTGGGCGAGGGGAGCTGGCACTGTTTCGATCGCGCCGGTGCCGGAAGGCATGCGCTCGCTGAAAATGCACTATGCGAACGGTCCTCTGTGGAGAGTCACGGATGCTCCGGGATTCGGGCGGACCGAAGCATTGGCGCGTTTCGTGACGGACGTGAAGAAAGAAGGAGACCCGGGAGGGATCATGCCCGGGACGCCCGCCATCCTTGGTGGAACCTTTGGCGATGGACGCTATGTCCTCTTTAGCGCCCACCCGGAGTTCAAGTGGAAGCTGGGCAACACGCCGATGGTGGTGGATGCAGCGCGGTGGGTGGCGCGAGGGAAACTGGCAGAAGGAGAGAAGATCAGCTACGCGGCGGTGTTTCCTTCGATGCTGTTGGAGAAGTCGAGCAAGTGA